The sequence TGTTTTCGGTAATGCTCAAGACCAATATTTGCAGCAGGTGGTCTGCAAGGAAAAGGACGTAGAGGGGCTAAATCATGTTTACTATCAAAATCTGTATCACAACGTCAGATATCTGGACAAAGAAAACCGCTTAAAATCCATTCTGCCTTGCACCCCACTAGCCATTGTCAAGATATTggaatttttaaagatttaCAACAATTTGCTACCTGAGGGGAACAGGTTGTACGGGAAGAAATGCATAGTAATAAATAGATCTGAAATTGTCGGCAGACCATTGGCGGCTCTTTTGGCTAACGATGGTGCCACAGTGTACTCGGTGGACGTCAACaacattcaaaaattcaccCGTGGTGAACGTTTGAAACTAAACAAACATCATGTGGAGGACCTGGGAGAATTTTCTCAAGATCTATTAAAGGAATGCGCTCTTGACGCCGACGTTGTCATCACAGGTGTCCCTAGCGAGAACTACAAATTCCCCACCGAATACATCAAAGATGGCGCCGTATGCATCAACTTCGCATCCACCAAGAACTTTAGTGACGACGTCAAGGAAAAGGCTTCTCTTTACGTTCCCATGACCGGTAAGGTCACCATCGCTATGTTGCTGAGAAACATGTTGCGTTTGGTAAAAAACGTAGAGTTGTCAAACGAAAAATAAGAACTGCAATTACGACAAGCACAAATAGAATGGAATACCtcttatatacatatagaattttttttctcttagATTATTAATAATATACAAAGTTTATGAGACCTATTTCTTCTGTCTTTTAGTAGATGGTTCAATGTCGGTGGCACTGACGAATTCCTCTTCGTATTCTTGTCCCTCCTCGGAATACGACGCTTCATCTTCGTAGTCCTCGTCCACATCGCCGTCGCGTTCTTCTGCTTTTGCGCTTTGGTCGAATTTGGGTTTTAAACCCTTCATCTTCCTTGTTTGTAGTTGACCCAAGTCTTGTTTACCCATGTGGATTCTACCCAGCTTGTCACCCATGATATCCATGTCCACGTTCTTCTTGGCTCTCATCTCTAATTGTCTAGCTTTCTTGTGAGCTTCAATGACCATGTCTTGAGTTGGAGTATGGATTCTGCCGATTTTGAAGTCCAAACGAGGTCCAATCTCCACCAATTCAATACGTGGCAATCTCTTACCACCTTGGTCGCTCTTATAACTTTTTAATTTGTAAACACGGAATAGAACGTTTGGTAATGGCTCACCGTCTTGGAAGTCACCTTGAATGGTCATGGAAATGACATGTTGTAAACCCGCAACATCTTGCAAGTCAGTAGTTTCGCCTCTAAAGAAATCCATAAACAAAGATTTAACCTGCTTATAAACGGGATGTGTATCAAATGCAGCACCTTGGAATGTAAACATTGGCTTTAACCCTACAGTATATGTCAACTTCTTGAAATCAGAGAGCAACTTGAAGTTATCTACGACCATCAATTCAATCATGTCGTATACTTTGTAGCCGAACATACGTACAAATGTCATATTGTTCTTACGTTTTTTGGAACTTGTCATCAAAACCATCAATGAACAGTCATTCTTTTCACTGAAAAACTCCAACGGCGTCATGTCTTCAAATGGATGAACATCATTCTTACGGGTGAATCTCTTCATATCTGGCTTCTTCAAGGCACTCAAATCTACCATGATATCATGCAGGTTCTTATTGCAAGTTTGGCCTGGAACGAAAAGCGCCTGCTTGACATTCTCTACCAACTTGGCTTCTCTCTTTACCAGAGCTCTCTTGGCTCTGGCGTTCTTAGGCTTCACGGTTCTAATCATTTCTGTAACTACTTTCGTATAAATCTCGTCCTGCAAACTTTTCTGGTTCAACTCATCGATTAATCTCTAGGTATTGTTATAGCatactaataatatatgaaaaaattcgaTCCTTAGCTCAtcgcaaaaaaagaaaaattttcaatcCGTCGAACACGATCAGCCTTGGAATttaaaaatcaaaagagctaaataaatcaaacatACACTATTAGACAATAGGGTCTGGAGAAGCCCGAGTATAACACTGCATCCAACCGCAGTGAAGTGCATCAGAATAGTGGTATGAACCAAGAGAGAGTACACCTACGCTTGAGGAAAGAACTCAGCGCACCCATTGCGGTCGTTGAGAATGAATCCCTAGCGCAATTATCATACGAGGAAGAAAGCCAGGCTTCTCTTATGGATATTTCCATGGAGCAGCAACAATTGAGACTACACTCGCATTTTGATAATTCCAAGGTCTTTACCGAAAATAACAGATATGTCGTCAAAACTCTTCAGTCGCAATACAACAGCGGGTTTAGCGAGGATGACGAATTGAATGGATATATCGATATGCAAATTGGGTACGGGCTAGTCAACGACAACAAGAAAGTCTACATCTGGAACATTCATTCTACTCAAAAGGACACACCGTACATTACCGTGCCATTTCTTTCGGgtgataatgatgaaacaGCAATTGTGCCAAGGTGCATATTAACATGCCCAGCAACGATGGACGAATCTCCGTTAGCACTGAAACCTAATGACCAGGACGAAACCGGTGGgatcattattattaagGGCAATAAGGCGATTTATTATGAAGATATCAATTCTATAAACAACTTGAGCTTCAAGCTATCTCAAAAATTCTCTCACGAATTAGAACTTCCTATCAACTCCTCGGATGGGGAGAAATGTGACTTGATCTTAAACTGCGAACCTGCCGGTATAGTCCTTACCACAAACATGGGcaggatttttttcataaccATTAGAAATTCAGTTGGGAAACCTCAATTGAAATTGACTAAGCAATTGAATAAACCTTTCAATTTAGGAATTTGGtctaaaattttcaacacGAACAGTTCAGTTGTTTCATTACACAATGGTCCCATCTTAGGTAAGGGAACAAGATTGGTCTATGTTACTACTAGCAACGGAAGCTTCCAATCATGGCAACTATCTGCCACCAATTCTCACCCGACCAAATTGATTGATGTTAGTATTTTCGATGCTATTTTGGAGTCCCTACAAGACTTGTACCCATTTGCTCACGGCACGCTGAAAATATGGAGTTCCCACCCATTACAAGATGAAAATTCACATCTATTCCTGTCATCCATTTACGACGGTTCTAATAATGAAACATACTATATTCTCTCTACGATTATCTTCGATTCTACCTCAAACAGTTTTACTATCTTTTCTACTTATAGGCTTAACACGTTTATGGACTCGATCAACGACACAAACTTTAAACCCAAAATATTCATACCGCAAACGGAAAATACCGATGATTCTAATGAAGTTACATCCATTTTGGTAATGTTTCCCAACGCTGTTGTTATTACTCAGGTTAATTCAAAATTGGATTCTAGTTACTctttaagaagaaaatgggaAGACATTGTTAGTCTTAGAAGCGACATCGAGATTATTGGCTCTGGCTATGACTCGAGTTCTTTATACATTTTGACCAAGCAAATGGGTGTGCTACAGATCTTGGTGAAggaaaatgagaaaaaagattcAAAACCAGAGATTGGATTTGTCAAATCCCATGTTGACCAAGCCGTctatttttccaaaatcaaTCTGAATCCAATTGATTTTAATTTGCCCTCCGAAATTTCATTGGATCAAGAATCCATTGAACACGATTTAAAACTAACAAGTGACGAAATTTTCCATTCCAATGGGAAGTACATTCCACCAATGTTAAACACTTTAGAGCAGCACCTTTCTGTTCGcaaagaatttttccaaaatttcttaACTTTTGTTACTAAAAACTTTAACTATAAGATATCCCCAGAACTTAAATTGGATTTGATTGAGAAATTCGAGATTTTAAATTGTTGTATCAAATTCAATTCCATCGTAAGACAATCTGATGAATTAAACGAAATATGGGAAAAAGTGATATCAAAGTATAATCTAACTCACAACGAAAGTTTAACAACTGAAATAATCGTCATAAATCGCCCCGATAAATTTCCCGTAATTCTAAAACTCTTTTTGAATCACGttatctttgttttgtttcCATCACATAAtctaaatttcaaattaaGCATCAACGAATTAATCAATTCCTGCTTTTACAGTGGCATACTCgaagaaggtgaaaaagCTTTAAGATATGATCTTCTAGAACTAGATCCAATGGAAGTTGATACATCAAAGCTACCATGGTTCGTAAACTTCGATTATTTGAATTGTATCAACCAATCCTTTTTTGACTTTACATTTTCATGTGAAGAAGCAGGAAACTTGGCCGTTTATAGTGAAAATTTGTTAGAGACAGCCAAAATCTTATACTACCAATTTAACCAATTTAAAATTTGGATGAATACGCAACCTATTGGATCTGTAAGCGCAAATGCAAACTTCACAAAAATCAACAATCTTTACGATGAAAATCATTTGGATTGGAATCATGTGCTTTGTAAAGCAAACCTAAAAGAACAGTCTATTCAAATAACAGAATTCTACCAAGATTTGCCTGGATTAGTCCAGACATTACAAACTTTAAACCAGGATGATCCGACGATTATGTCTCTATATGAAAcgtttttcaatgaatttcCAGAGGCCTTTAGTTTTACtctatttgaaaatttaattaaacacaaaaaattgaacgACTTGATGTTTAGATTCCCACAACAACACGATGATTTGGTGaagttttttcatcaatcaGGTCCGAAGTACGGTCATGTGGCGTGGATCCAACAAGTTTTAGATGGATCATATGATGATGCATTGaatactttgaaaaatatcactGTCGATGATTCGCAAAAGGGAGAGAATTTGAATGAATGTGAATTACACTTGAACGTTGCAAAATTAAGTTCGTTATTGGTCGAAGAAAGTAACCTGGATATCAATAGCTTG is a genomic window of Saccharomyces eubayanus strain FM1318 chromosome XI, whole genome shotgun sequence containing:
- the MTD1 gene encoding methylenetetrahydrofolate dehydrogenase (NAD(+)), whose protein sequence is MSKPGRTILASKIAETFNTEIVNNVVEYKKTHNDEGPLLVGFLANNDPAARMYATWTQKTSESMGFRYDLRVIEDKDFLEEAIIQANSDDSVNGIMVYFPVFGNAQDQYLQQVVCKEKDVEGLNHVYYQNLYHNVRYLDKENRLKSILPCTPLAIVKILEFLKIYNNLLPEGNRLYGKKCIVINRSEIVGRPLAALLANDGATVYSVDVNNIQKFTRGERLKLNKHHVEDLGEFSQDLLKECALDADVVITGVPSENYKFPTEYIKDGAVCINFASTKNFSDDVKEKASLYVPMTGKVTIAMLLRNMLRLVKNVELSNEK
- the RPF2 gene encoding rRNA-binding ribosome biosynthesis protein RPF2 — protein: MIRTVKPKNARAKRALVKREAKLVENVKQALFVPGQTCNKNLHDIMVDLSALKKPDMKRFTRKNDVHPFEDMTPLEFFSEKNDCSLMVLMTSSKKRKNNMTFVRMFGYKVYDMIELMVVDNFKLLSDFKKLTYTVGLKPMFTFQGAAFDTHPVYKQVKSLFMDFFRGETTDLQDVAGLQHVISMTIQGDFQDGEPLPNVLFRVYKLKSYKSDQGGKRLPRIELVEIGPRLDFKIGRIHTPTQDMVIEAHKKARQLEMRAKKNVDMDIMGDKLGRIHMGKQDLGQLQTRKMKGLKPKFDQSAKAEERDGDVDEDYEDEASYSEEGQEYEEEFVSATDIEPSTKRQKK
- the NUP133 gene encoding Nup133p; this encodes MNQERVHLRLRKELSAPIAVVENESLAQLSYEEESQASLMDISMEQQQLRLHSHFDNSKVFTENNRYVVKTLQSQYNSGFSEDDELNGYIDMQIGYGLVNDNKKVYIWNIHSTQKDTPYITVPFLSGDNDETAIVPRCILTCPATMDESPLALKPNDQDETGGIIIIKGNKAIYYEDINSINNLSFKLSQKFSHELELPINSSDGEKCDLILNCEPAGIVLTTNMGRIFFITIRNSVGKPQLKLTKQLNKPFNLGIWSKIFNTNSSVVSLHNGPILGKGTRLVYVTTSNGSFQSWQLSATNSHPTKLIDVSIFDAILESLQDLYPFAHGTLKIWSSHPLQDENSHLFLSSIYDGSNNETYYILSTIIFDSTSNSFTIFSTYRLNTFMDSINDTNFKPKIFIPQTENTDDSNEVTSILVMFPNAVVITQVNSKLDSSYSLRRKWEDIVSLRSDIEIIGSGYDSSSLYILTKQMGVLQILVKENEKKDSKPEIGFVKSHVDQAVYFSKINLNPIDFNLPSEISLDQESIEHDLKLTSDEIFHSNGKYIPPMLNTLEQHLSVRKEFFQNFLTFVTKNFNYKISPELKLDLIEKFEILNCCIKFNSIVRQSDELNEIWEKVISKYNLTHNESLTTEIIVINRPDKFPVILKLFLNHVIFVLFPSHNLNFKLSINELINSCFYSGILEEGEKALRYDLLELDPMEVDTSKLPWFVNFDYLNCINQSFFDFTFSCEEAGNLAVYSENLLETAKILYYQFNQFKIWMNTQPIGSVSANANFTKINNLYDENHLDWNHVLCKANLKEQSIQITEFYQDLPGLVQTLQTLNQDDPTIMSLYETFFNEFPEAFSFTLFENLIKHKKLNDLMFRFPQQHDDLVKFFHQSGPKYGHVAWIQQVLDGSYDDALNTLKNITVDDSQKGENLNECELHLNVAKLSSLLVEESNLDINSLRNIQYNLDAIDAEKKLSSLLKKGEVQIFKKFETSVFNDVFNILVEELKSTRIVSLSELIELYSMFDDEDSLFIPLRLLSVDGDLLNFEIRKFLNSLVWRRIILLDNYKGENKLLQHIVMRVFDEELFKGNEFPLPSVDLLCDKSLVTPEYINETYGKFSVNLDSIREGIYEEISELESLNSDNSLEIKLRSTIGSVAKEKKYTINYESNTVEY